The following are encoded in a window of Flavobacteriales bacterium genomic DNA:
- a CDS encoding TonB-dependent receptor gives MSLHRSSLAILMMLTAGLLMAQGHTQTVRGTIVDGDTRQPLIGATVVLLDSDPLVGTTTDLDGRFALQHVPVGRIALQVRMLGYDEQVLANLLVNSAKELVLDVKMQESLTQLQEVVISGRKGHGEVRNDMAVMSARKISVEETSRIAGGINDPSRMVSTFPGVANDPAGDNTIIVRGNSPKGVLWRLEGMEIPNPNHFSDDGATGGPINVLNSDVIDNSDFYTGAFAAEYGNVTSAVFDMKLRDGNDRKREYTLKVGVLGTDLTAEGPITGVQGGSYLANYRYSSLALLDGAGIVDFQGVPKYQDAAFKVKLPAGKVGTFSLFGLGGRSSIAQEDKGVTGDTTFARTDFGSRMGIVGLTHTKLISDNNFLYTTLSLSGNGSETDHYATDAPGETDLLQRHVDDLRRWTWRFTSTLNTRVSAAHKLRSGVIVSHDQFRMLVDSWNAEDQRLDRQLDRDGGATTLQAFSSWKWRLNEHLSITSGVHVLHYAMNNSTSVEPRAALRYQVDASRAITLGAGLHSRTENVMTYQAQDVDADGRVFQPNRDLGLSRAAHAVLGYEQMLTEDIQFKAEAYYQRLYGQPVENRAAGQASDPASAFWLGNYDGWFTTKPLVNEGDAYNAGLELGLEKFFTRGWHALATVSLFESKYRAMDGVWRNSRYNLGAVANALAGREWKLGGEARDKVLLTGIRYSVMGGQWRTPIDLEASIAAGTHKESGDPWSVKGDPIHKVDMVVAYRVGRARVSHEVKADVQNVLNAQTPVYEYYNNRTQRIETINQLAMLPVLQYTLRF, from the coding sequence ATGTCACTGCACCGTTCCTCTCTGGCGATCCTCATGATGCTGACCGCAGGCCTGTTGATGGCCCAGGGCCACACACAAACCGTCCGCGGCACCATCGTGGACGGTGACACCCGCCAACCCTTGATCGGCGCCACGGTGGTATTGCTGGACAGCGATCCGCTGGTCGGCACCACCACCGATCTGGATGGCCGCTTCGCGCTTCAACATGTCCCTGTGGGCCGCATCGCCCTGCAGGTGCGCATGCTCGGCTATGACGAGCAGGTCCTGGCCAACCTGCTTGTGAACAGCGCCAAGGAATTGGTGCTCGACGTGAAGATGCAGGAGTCGCTGACCCAGTTGCAGGAGGTGGTGATCAGCGGGAGGAAGGGGCATGGCGAGGTGCGCAACGACATGGCCGTGATGAGCGCCCGCAAGATCAGTGTGGAGGAGACCTCGCGCATCGCCGGTGGCATCAACGACCCCTCCCGCATGGTGAGCACCTTTCCCGGTGTGGCCAACGATCCGGCGGGCGACAACACCATCATCGTGCGGGGCAATTCGCCCAAAGGCGTGCTGTGGCGGCTGGAAGGGATGGAGATCCCCAACCCCAACCACTTCTCGGATGATGGCGCCACCGGCGGTCCCATCAATGTGCTCAACAGCGATGTGATCGACAACAGCGACTTCTACACCGGGGCCTTCGCGGCGGAGTACGGCAACGTCACCAGCGCCGTCTTCGACATGAAACTGCGTGACGGCAACGACCGCAAGCGCGAATACACGCTCAAGGTGGGCGTGCTCGGCACGGACCTCACCGCCGAAGGACCGATCACCGGCGTTCAGGGTGGAAGCTATCTCGCCAACTACCGCTACAGCTCCCTGGCCCTGCTGGATGGCGCTGGCATCGTCGATTTCCAAGGTGTGCCGAAGTACCAGGACGCCGCTTTCAAAGTGAAACTGCCTGCGGGGAAGGTGGGGACCTTCTCGCTCTTCGGCCTGGGTGGGCGCAGCAGCATCGCGCAGGAGGACAAGGGTGTGACGGGCGACACCACCTTCGCACGCACCGACTTCGGATCGCGCATGGGCATCGTGGGCCTCACGCACACCAAGCTCATCAGCGACAACAACTTCCTCTACACCACACTATCGCTCAGCGGAAACGGCAGCGAAACGGACCACTACGCCACCGATGCGCCGGGCGAAACGGACCTGCTACAGCGCCATGTGGACGATCTGCGCCGTTGGACCTGGCGGTTCACCAGCACGCTCAACACCCGCGTCAGCGCGGCGCACAAGCTGCGTTCCGGCGTGATCGTCTCCCATGACCAGTTCCGCATGCTGGTGGACAGTTGGAACGCCGAGGACCAGCGCTTGGACCGGCAGCTGGACCGCGACGGCGGTGCCACCACACTGCAGGCCTTCAGCAGTTGGAAGTGGCGGCTGAACGAGCATCTCTCGATCACCAGCGGGGTGCATGTGCTGCACTATGCCATGAACAATTCCACCAGCGTGGAACCGCGCGCGGCCTTGCGCTATCAGGTGGACGCTTCACGGGCCATCACGCTCGGCGCCGGGCTCCACAGCCGCACCGAGAACGTGATGACCTATCAGGCGCAGGATGTGGATGCCGACGGCCGGGTGTTCCAGCCGAATCGTGACCTGGGGCTCAGCCGCGCCGCGCACGCCGTACTCGGCTACGAGCAGATGCTCACCGAGGACATCCAGTTCAAGGCCGAAGCCTACTACCAGCGGCTCTACGGGCAACCCGTGGAGAACCGGGCTGCCGGCCAGGCCAGCGACCCTGCCAGTGCCTTCTGGCTCGGCAACTACGATGGCTGGTTCACCACCAAGCCACTGGTGAACGAAGGCGACGCCTACAATGCCGGCCTGGAGCTGGGCCTGGAGAAGTTCTTCACCCGCGGTTGGCATGCGCTGGCCACGGTGTCCCTCTTCGAGTCGAAGTACAGGGCGATGGACGGGGTGTGGCGCAACTCACGCTACAACCTGGGCGCCGTGGCGAATGCGCTGGCCGGCAGGGAATGGAAACTTGGCGGCGAAGCCAGGGACAAGGTGCTGCTCACAGGTATCCGCTACAGTGTGATGGGCGGCCAGTGGCGCACGCCCATCGATCTGGAGGCCAGCATCGCGGCAGGCACGCACAAGGAAAGCGGCGATCCCTGGAGCGTGAAGGGCGACCCCATCCACAAGGTGGACATGGTGGTGGCCTACCGCGTGGGCCGCGCCCGTGTGAGCCATGAGGTCAAGGCCGATGTGCAGAACGTCCTCAACGCCCAGACCCCCGTGTACGAGTACTACAACAACCGCACACAGCGCATCGAGACCATCAACCAACTGGCGATGCTGCCGGTGCTGCAGTACACGCTTCGGTTCTGA
- a CDS encoding T9SS type A sorting domain-containing protein produces the protein MANRFHPSLPVLLMHISAVVVHGQVQHDLIDIKESIVGTGTNYYDLYTDNAGNSYAVGLINGTVVFGPDTLIYSGDNNRRLFVVKHDADLELIWYRTIGPVTIFSGDGYYDFARHEENDEVFVSLQINNDNLVMSGSDIADTTVTMATNAKVLRFGNDGTLLHVYPMVASAKVDVRGEHLYTMDGNTNQVIRRIRLDDGTQDWQTTLGSSFKEHIRVAASGEYLYAIANPNGNTNIISCQGQVAGPLPNGMGVVKLDTAGVCQWVNIYGPFNLGSAGTFDCASVSMADDRLFVLARNPNTITFGPDVLQGGGNAQGHLVAIGNDGSALWGRSVNATTTGGYMLKPYDAGSFLLSIHINSAQVTIADTTITIPLAQSANAGVARFGINGQRLFADCSFRALDPAACCRMPNGRYLIAGRKTNTTTFGNSCTTWTGLPNGPTLVKATEVSALEDPPPVITQNGADLVAETFGDGPYTYVWRRNGVVVAGATEAVFTPTQNGGYTVTVTNPWGCSAQSGIFDLLNVGTMELDHEHTLSLFPVPTTGILFFATPMRAGLVATVLDGHGRVVMRPSVHAGSIDISPLADGLYFVGATIDGRTYIQRVMFQR, from the coding sequence ATGGCGAACCGCTTCCACCCCAGCCTGCCGGTGCTGCTCATGCATATCTCCGCGGTCGTGGTCCATGGCCAGGTCCAGCATGATCTGATCGACATCAAGGAGTCCATCGTGGGTACCGGCACGAATTACTACGACCTGTATACGGACAACGCAGGGAACTCCTACGCGGTGGGCCTGATCAACGGCACGGTCGTCTTCGGGCCGGACACCCTCATCTATTCCGGCGACAACAACCGGCGGCTGTTCGTGGTGAAGCACGATGCCGATCTGGAACTGATCTGGTACAGGACCATCGGTCCGGTGACCATCTTCAGCGGCGACGGGTACTACGACTTCGCCCGCCATGAGGAGAATGATGAGGTCTTCGTGTCCCTGCAGATCAACAACGACAACCTGGTGATGAGCGGGAGCGATATCGCGGACACCACCGTGACCATGGCCACCAACGCCAAGGTGCTGCGCTTCGGCAACGACGGCACGCTCCTTCATGTGTATCCCATGGTCGCCTCGGCCAAGGTGGATGTCCGCGGGGAGCACCTGTACACCATGGACGGCAACACGAACCAGGTCATCCGAAGGATCCGGCTGGATGACGGTACCCAGGACTGGCAGACCACGCTTGGCAGCTCCTTCAAGGAGCATATCCGGGTGGCCGCTTCCGGGGAATACCTCTACGCGATCGCCAATCCGAACGGGAACACGAACATCATCTCCTGCCAGGGACAGGTGGCGGGGCCGTTGCCGAACGGCATGGGCGTGGTGAAGCTGGATACCGCCGGTGTGTGCCAGTGGGTGAACATTTACGGCCCGTTCAACTTGGGCAGCGCCGGCACGTTCGATTGTGCCAGCGTCAGCATGGCCGATGACCGGCTCTTCGTCCTCGCCCGCAATCCCAATACGATCACTTTCGGCCCCGACGTCTTGCAGGGCGGCGGCAATGCGCAAGGCCATCTGGTGGCCATCGGCAACGACGGATCGGCGTTATGGGGCCGGTCCGTGAACGCCACCACCACCGGCGGCTACATGCTGAAGCCCTATGATGCGGGCAGCTTCCTGCTCTCGATCCACATCAACAGCGCCCAGGTGACCATCGCCGACACCACGATCACCATTCCCTTGGCCCAATCGGCCAATGCGGGGGTCGCCCGCTTCGGCATCAATGGGCAGCGGCTCTTCGCCGATTGCTCCTTCCGCGCATTGGACCCCGCGGCCTGCTGCCGCATGCCCAATGGCCGATACCTCATCGCCGGGCGCAAGACGAACACCACGACATTCGGCAACAGTTGCACCACTTGGACCGGTCTGCCCAATGGCCCCACGTTGGTCAAGGCCACGGAGGTGAGCGCGCTGGAGGATCCACCACCGGTGATCACGCAGAATGGCGCCGACCTCGTGGCCGAGACCTTCGGTGATGGCCCCTACACCTATGTGTGGCGTCGCAACGGGGTCGTCGTCGCCGGGGCCACCGAGGCCGTGTTCACCCCCACACAGAACGGCGGCTACACCGTCACGGTCACCAATCCCTGGGGCTGTAGCGCGCAGAGCGGGATCTTCGACCTGTTGAACGTAGGGACCATGGAGCTCGACCATGAGCATACGCTGTCGCTCTTCCCTGTACCGACGACCGGTATCCTGTTCTTCGCGACACCGATGCGCGCTGGACTTGTAGCCACCGTGCTGGATGGCCATGGCCGCGTGGTGATGCGCCCATCCGTACATGCCGGTTCGATCGATATCAGCCCGCTGGCCGATGGGCTCTACTTCGTGGGAGCAACGATCGATGGGCGGACATACATCCAACGTGTCATGTTCCAACGGTGA
- a CDS encoding M1 family metallopeptidase produces MPLRPTLLLLYVVPLGLCGQLGNTMKTFTRADTLRGSIGPERAWWNALHYDVRVKPDFASRGIQGHTTITFEAIDEGKRMQIDLQQPLVVDSIVAEISTFWDSGGGYSTPKLDFDREGDVLWVDFPKELPADVRMPVHVYYHGVPRAAKNPPWDGGWVWAKDPKGHPWMTVACQGLGASVWYPCKDHQSDEPDNGATLRITVPDSLQAIGNGRLKGIIKHGDGTSTWHWSVSSPINTYNLVPYIGKYSHFGEVYDGLDGPLDLDYWVIAGNEEKARRQFAQVPGMLACFEEWFGPFPFYSDGFKLVESPHLGMEHQSAIAYGNRYVNGYMGQDLSGTGHGLHWDYIIVHESGHEWYGNNITTADIADMWVHEGFTMYSEVLHVECTKGLEAAREYARGVRRNISNDGPVIGPYGVNKEGSGDMYPKGANVVHMVRRIMDDDTAFKTMLRDMNRDHRHGIVTSAMIEAYMDQRETFDLRPLFAQYLRDVRIPMLQWGRYKGRAYLRWTNTIEGFSMPLRFRAGRAEEFLEITTLWSAPEGGIRRRDRVEPDPDWYIGVERIPTRTLKKEVSLAPKRYIKVKP; encoded by the coding sequence ATGCCGCTGCGACCCACCCTCCTGCTCTTGTACGTGGTCCCACTGGGCCTGTGTGGCCAATTGGGGAACACCATGAAGACCTTCACCCGCGCCGACACCCTGCGCGGCAGCATCGGCCCCGAACGCGCGTGGTGGAATGCGCTTCACTACGATGTGCGCGTGAAGCCCGACTTCGCTTCGCGCGGCATCCAGGGCCATACCACCATCACCTTCGAGGCGATCGATGAAGGAAAGCGCATGCAGATCGATCTGCAACAGCCTTTGGTGGTGGACAGCATCGTGGCGGAGATCAGCACCTTCTGGGACAGTGGCGGTGGTTACAGCACGCCGAAGCTGGACTTTGACCGCGAAGGCGATGTTCTTTGGGTGGACTTCCCGAAGGAACTACCGGCCGATGTGCGCATGCCGGTGCACGTGTACTACCACGGTGTACCCCGTGCCGCGAAGAACCCGCCTTGGGATGGCGGCTGGGTCTGGGCGAAGGACCCGAAAGGCCACCCCTGGATGACCGTGGCCTGCCAGGGACTCGGTGCCAGCGTGTGGTATCCCTGCAAGGACCACCAGAGCGACGAACCCGACAACGGCGCCACCCTGCGCATCACCGTGCCCGACAGCCTGCAAGCCATCGGCAATGGCCGCCTGAAGGGCATCATCAAGCATGGCGATGGCACCAGCACCTGGCATTGGTCCGTCTCCTCCCCCATCAACACCTACAACCTGGTGCCCTACATCGGCAAATACAGCCACTTCGGCGAGGTGTACGATGGGCTGGACGGCCCGCTGGACCTGGACTACTGGGTGATCGCCGGCAACGAGGAGAAAGCGCGGAGGCAGTTCGCGCAGGTACCGGGCATGCTCGCCTGCTTCGAGGAGTGGTTCGGCCCCTTCCCCTTCTACAGCGATGGTTTCAAGCTGGTGGAATCGCCGCATCTGGGCATGGAACACCAGAGCGCCATCGCCTATGGCAACCGCTATGTGAACGGCTACATGGGCCAGGATCTCAGCGGCACCGGCCATGGGCTGCACTGGGACTACATCATCGTGCATGAGAGCGGCCACGAATGGTACGGCAACAACATCACCACGGCCGACATCGCCGACATGTGGGTGCATGAGGGCTTCACCATGTACAGTGAAGTGCTCCATGTGGAATGCACCAAGGGCCTGGAAGCCGCCCGGGAATACGCGCGCGGTGTGCGGCGAAACATCAGCAATGACGGCCCGGTGATCGGCCCCTATGGCGTGAACAAGGAGGGCAGTGGCGACATGTACCCCAAGGGTGCCAACGTGGTGCACATGGTGCGCCGCATCATGGATGACGACACGGCATTCAAGACCATGCTGCGCGATATGAACCGCGACCACCGCCACGGCATCGTCACCAGCGCCATGATCGAGGCATACATGGACCAGCGAGAGACCTTCGACCTGCGCCCGCTCTTCGCCCAATACCTGCGCGATGTGCGGATCCCCATGCTGCAATGGGGCCGCTACAAGGGCCGCGCCTACCTGCGCTGGACCAACACCATCGAAGGATTCAGCATGCCACTGCGGTTCCGGGCCGGGCGCGCCGAAGAGTTCCTGGAGATAACCACCCTCTGGTCCGCGCCCGAGGGTGGCATACGCCGGCGGGACCGCGTGGAGCCCGATCCCGACTGGTACATCGGTGTGGAGCGCATACCGACCAGGACGCTGAAGAAGGAGGTCTCCCTGGCGCCGAAGCGCTACATCAAGGTCAAGCCGTAG
- a CDS encoding nuclear transport factor 2 family protein — translation MSLLHTFYTAFAQRDHAVMGACYHGEARFSDPVFPDLDAGEVRAMWRMLLSGDTDLCISFTVEHENEKGGRARWEAFYTFGRKKRKVHNIITSDFTFKEGLIHTQRDRFNFWRWSRQALGLSGLLLGWTPAVERKVQGMAASRLRQAMIATA, via the coding sequence ATGTCCCTGCTCCACACCTTCTATACCGCCTTCGCGCAGCGCGACCACGCGGTGATGGGCGCCTGCTACCACGGCGAAGCACGGTTCAGTGATCCGGTCTTTCCCGATCTGGATGCCGGGGAGGTGCGGGCCATGTGGCGCATGTTGCTGAGCGGTGATACCGATCTCTGTATCAGCTTCACCGTGGAACATGAGAATGAAAAGGGCGGTCGTGCGCGCTGGGAAGCCTTCTACACTTTCGGCAGGAAGAAGCGAAAGGTCCACAACATCATCACGTCGGACTTCACCTTCAAGGAAGGCCTCATCCATACGCAGCGCGATCGCTTCAACTTCTGGCGCTGGAGCCGGCAGGCCCTGGGGCTGTCCGGGCTATTGCTCGGCTGGACACCCGCCGTGGAGCGGAAGGTACAGGGCATGGCGGCGAGCCGGTTGCGCCAGGCGATGATCGCTACGGCTTGA
- a CDS encoding FecR domain-containing protein, with the protein MDHHGIDSDLLARYVAGEADPWQRGQVEAWAGASRTNAQELERMQRIWSITADAGSTAFAAEMRAWATGAEAMAKAKAAEDRAWALGAAAEARARLMEDRAWARVEARIAEAEGKGRVRSIRGGSGTWTRWLAAAAVVAGLVFAARWFLQPKAVEHVAQAEAVELLLADNSRGVLSPGSRMEERMGKRRAIRLEGEAYFEVRRDEQRPFTVEAGDLLVTVLGTAFEVSAYDTSEFVQVRVRSGRVRVEAGVETLELGAGEHARFNKERHFLERRPAPPAEVWGLRVLQFEGATLRQVADQLQRIYKVRISLRHDGIARCTLTAEFDDETIDTILGLIADTFSLQVERAPDGSYTLDGDGC; encoded by the coding sequence ATGGATCATCACGGCATCGATAGCGATCTGCTGGCACGGTACGTTGCCGGGGAGGCCGATCCGTGGCAGCGCGGTCAAGTGGAGGCCTGGGCGGGCGCGAGCCGGACGAATGCGCAGGAGTTGGAGCGTATGCAGCGCATCTGGTCGATCACCGCCGATGCGGGATCCACCGCCTTCGCGGCGGAAATGCGGGCCTGGGCCACCGGTGCGGAAGCCATGGCCAAAGCGAAGGCGGCGGAGGATCGAGCCTGGGCCTTGGGCGCAGCGGCGGAGGCACGGGCACGACTGATGGAGGATCGCGCCTGGGCCAGGGTGGAGGCGCGCATTGCCGAGGCGGAAGGGAAGGGACGCGTACGGTCCATCAGAGGAGGTAGTGGCACTTGGACGCGCTGGCTGGCCGCTGCGGCCGTGGTGGCTGGCCTCGTCTTCGCGGCGCGATGGTTCCTGCAACCCAAGGCCGTGGAGCATGTCGCGCAGGCCGAAGCGGTGGAACTGCTGCTGGCCGACAACAGCCGCGGCGTGCTGTCGCCGGGCTCGCGCATGGAGGAACGCATGGGCAAGCGCCGCGCGATCCGCTTGGAAGGTGAAGCCTACTTCGAGGTGCGGCGCGATGAGCAACGGCCCTTCACCGTGGAAGCCGGTGATCTGCTGGTCACCGTGCTGGGCACCGCCTTCGAGGTGAGCGCGTACGACACATCCGAGTTCGTCCAGGTGCGTGTGCGCAGCGGCCGTGTGCGCGTGGAGGCCGGTGTTGAGACCTTGGAATTGGGCGCCGGTGAACACGCCCGCTTCAACAAGGAGCGCCACTTCCTGGAGCGCAGGCCCGCACCACCGGCCGAGGTCTGGGGTCTGCGGGTGCTGCAGTTCGAGGGCGCCACACTGCGGCAGGTGGCCGATCAGCTTCAACGCATCTACAAGGTGCGCATCAGCTTGCGACACGACGGCATCGCACGCTGCACCCTCACGGCCGAGTTCGATGACGAGACCATCGACACCATTCTCGGATTGATCGCCGATACCTTCTCGCTGCAGGTGGAACGCGCGCCGGATGGATCCTATACGCTCGATGGTGATGGGTGCTGA
- a CDS encoding RNA polymerase sigma-70 factor, producing the protein MDFAPIAAGDRAAFEALFRLHYRPLCVFAMGYVKDSDKAEDLVQDLFFRLWLDREKVNITTSVKAYLYASVRNRCLNVLKAGSKVRVLNDEVDDRLEEEERSEDEHAERIARVQAAIEALPEERRKVFKLSRYEGLKYHEIAARLGISVKTVENQMGSALKTLRHELKDLVSLLPWLFWLGEGGG; encoded by the coding sequence ATGGACTTCGCACCCATCGCCGCCGGTGACCGTGCCGCCTTCGAGGCGCTTTTCCGCCTGCACTACCGGCCGCTCTGCGTCTTCGCCATGGGCTATGTGAAGGACAGCGACAAGGCCGAGGACCTCGTGCAGGACCTCTTCTTCCGACTTTGGCTCGATCGCGAGAAGGTCAACATCACCACCAGCGTGAAGGCCTACCTCTACGCTTCGGTGCGCAACCGCTGCCTCAACGTGTTGAAGGCCGGCTCCAAGGTGCGCGTGTTGAACGATGAGGTGGACGATCGGCTGGAAGAGGAGGAGCGGAGCGAGGACGAGCACGCTGAGCGCATCGCCCGTGTGCAGGCCGCGATCGAGGCCCTTCCGGAAGAGCGCAGGAAGGTGTTCAAGCTGAGCCGCTACGAAGGGCTGAAGTACCACGAGATCGCCGCGCGGCTGGGTATCAGCGTGAAGACCGTGGAGAACCAGATGGGCAGCGCCCTGAAGACACTGAGACATGAGCTGAAGGACCTGGTGTCCCTGCTGCCCTGGCTGTTCTGGCTGGGGGAGGGGGGCGGATAG